TACTACTtttttttcgtattttttttagaaaagacATCAGAGTtgaaaaaataggaaaaaatctttatttaatgcaaaaaaaaaattataagagatgtgcatttttaatatttaaaaaaatattggcaTAAATggaattataaatgaaaacatCCTCCATGTTCCACCATATATATGCTGCACGGTATgcttaattcatttataattataatagtgaaataattatgaaattgtttagttaaactttttgttggtacattttttttttaggtagTCATAGCATATATTCAGGACACATATGACTCATAATGCCCTCTGCATTATTAAGAATACATTGGACAACatgaaataaatgtatatgtGGTGATGATATAGTATATTTCTTGACATATAGATCCTAATGTATTGATCCAATGATATGATGTTGTAGTTTATCTGGACAACATATGGTGGATGAGGGCCTAATATTCAACCATTGTCATTTTATGCCTTACGAACACCATGGCACATAAAATGCTCGTTGATTCACTGTGCAATCGTGGTAATGCATCACCTAGAATAGGTGCTTCAATAATTTAGCATGGTTCAAGACATTTCTCCAAACTCATTGGGAAGTGAACGAAGTTTACATTCACTCGATAGACGAGGAAGTCATGAACAAGATTGGGCATAGTTCTATTGGGATTATATTGTACAATGGATCGACGTGCAACCATTAATGGTGGTAAGGCCAGATTAAAATTGATTGTGATATTGTCCTGGATTATATAAACTGGTATCACCAAATCACTTGAATCCAAATATCACGCGAACTTAGAGCGACAAACAACCTCGGATATCGTTCAATAAACCCTAGTGACTAGCATTATTTGGCAAGcattttgggttttttttgaaatgtatATAGTGAAATTAGTGCACGAgatatctaattttttgagTTATGTTCGCGGACTGAACAACTTGGACAACTCATAATAGACAGTGACAATGTCACTATGAATTTTCAGTCATTGGCACAATTGAGGGCTATCCACCGTTGAGCCCAACAACAACTTACGAATTTTGTCCAAATATGGTATTCCATCGTCCATTCATGACCGACTATCACTTGTGATCCAACTAATGAGACAAGTCCATCTACCGTACACAATGAGGTATGTCCTTCTACTACCTTCAACATCCAACTGCTCCTTCTACTACAAAGAATGAGGAAGGTCCATCAACTACATACACTCCTCCAAACATGACAAGTCCGTTGAATTCTAACATGACATATTTGCCCTTTGTTGGAGATGACTACGCATACTTAATTTCTCCAAAACTGCGAAGACACTATAAAATTTCACCAATTCCATTTGAAGATAAATCCTAACACCAAAAATACTTTATGATTAAATGTTCAAATAAGATAagtattcatattttttttgtttgggttaattttttgtttcgaTTAGATCAGTTCAACTAGTTAACATAAAATCTCATACCTTAATTATAGGACATGTGGCTtgattatatgaaaaattctaattcaaactCAGTTTGGTCGAACATGAATCAATTGTACGAAAAGTATAAAAAACTTTTCGTATATTGAGTGTGAAGTTAAAGAAAAGTGACTaatcacatgacaaatatatcatatttactttgtgattgatttgattcgactAAACTATAATTACTCTTATAAATGCTATAACAATATATAGGGATGCTTTATCTAATTTTGTAGTGGTAATTAACACTTAGAATTTTAAGATAATCATGACCGCTACCAAGCATAGACCTCCACTTacactgaaaaatattattataaaaccCTATATAATCAAAGTGATAATACTTGGCGATGCAGTATTCGCTGTTGACTTCTGTGTGATGTCAAAATCTAGAACAATCGAACCCCCAACATAGGAACACTGGAAAGAAGCTACTAGAATTGGAGTTTACAAATGTTTAgattttgcatataataattgGAAATTCTAACAGCCAATGGAAGTTGCTGGATTGTCCCACAAGAGGTAGTTGCCAATACTACCGTCCCAGAAAGAAACCGACCAGAGAGCATCAAAAGTGGTCTTTTAACTGCAACGCACTTCACCTACTAAAACCGTGTCAAATGTGGCACTTTCACCATCCATCTCATCATGTCCGAAAGCCATATTTCATGTCTGTAATGTCTAATTtagtttatgaaattaaagttATATGATCTCTAATTTCATTAGTAtgagttattaatttattataataatagttattgattaattatatatatatatttgaaattgataattaatgtatattgttgttgattgagaaaattcagatgtaaaattgtaattctattcacaaaaacaataaataataaattgatatcccaaatttttaaaaagaccCGAAATGAAATTTCGAAGATAACGAAGTTGAaactccaaaaatttaaatccgaGTCTATCAAAATATGGATCTttgtatatatacttatagttgttaattactaattaatactaattaaaattaattactgatTGTTAtgcttattaattattcatattaatgCAACAATTtatgtatcaatttattaaaaataaaacaaataaaaagtttgtcTAGCTGTAACTCACAACCTCACCAACTTCAACCTTCAATGAAGCTTCTATGGCCCTCCCACGGTtcttagtcttttttttttattttctatttttttttatctaaattagattaatcaaatcaattacataataaatatattatattataatttcgaTATGACCAAACTCAATCGCATTAAAATTTCCCGTTTGTACTTTGCAACCTCCCCGGCCCCTATAAATACACGTCCATGTCACCAACATTCTCCTCAAACCAAACGAAAAAGCAATCCTTTAAGTCAAAGAGCTGCTCCCATTGAATTGGTTCTCtttcattacatcaaactCTGGGCCTGAATTCTTGTAATAACTCAAAGTATGGCTTCTTGCTTTTGTACAACAATCTCAAATGCTAAATTAGTTGTAGAATTCTTCATACTTCTTCTCCTCTTAGGTTCTTGCACTCTTTCTTTTGCTGGAAACCTCAACCAAGATTTTGATATTACATGGGGTGATGGCCGCGCCAAATTACTCGACAATGGCAAACTGCTGACGCTTTCCCTGGATAAGGCCTCTGGCTCCGGCATTCAGTCCAAGCATGAGTATTTATTCGGGAAGATCGATTTTCAGCTCAAGCTTGTTCCTGGAAACTCTGCCGGCACTGTTACTGCGTACTACGTAAGTCCCtttaaaaatacacaaattatttgaattttatatttgtatctttggtaaaatacaaaatttattgttattaccATATCGTTTATGGACGATAACATCTATTTGTGTCTgcagtataaaaatattaataatcatcAATAACTActgcatataatatttgtcACGTAATTGGTTGGATACTGCATTATCTAATTTATGTAAGTACTTTTTTTCGAGACCACGTGCTGCGTAGAGCTTGTAAAACAAACCTATATATTCCATGTCGTTCTCCTAAATTGAACGCTCACAATCACGGTGCAGTTATCTTCACAAGGTCCAATGCACGACGAGATAGATTTCGAATTCTTGGGCAACCTAAGCGGGGATCCCTACCTTGTCCACACAAACGTTTACACACAAGGCAAGGGAGACAGGGAGCAGCAGTTCTACTTATGGTTCGATCCCACCGCTGATTTCCACACATACTCCATTCTCTGGAATCCTCAGACCATCATGTAAGCTCCCTGCAGACACAGTCACTTTGTcgtaaattcatcaaaattccTGTATAACATTAACCCGCTTGATCTGTTCACAGTTTCTACGTGGACGGGACGCCAATCAGAGTATTCAAGAATCTGGAATCCCGTGGCATTCCCTTCCCCAAAAATCAGGCAATGAGAGTTTACTCAAGTCTCTGGAATGCAGATGATTGGGCCACGAGAGGTGGGCTTGTGAAGACAGACTGGAGCCAGGCTCCATTCACAGTCTCGTTGAGGAACTTCAGGGCCAATGCCTGTGTCTGGAAATCGACGAAATCTTCTTGCAGTGCGAATAATAGTTCGTCGACGAAACCATGGTTGTCGGAGGAACTTGATGCAGCC
The window above is part of the Sesamum indicum cultivar Zhongzhi No. 13 linkage group LG2, S_indicum_v1.0, whole genome shotgun sequence genome. Proteins encoded here:
- the LOC105155891 gene encoding xyloglucan endotransglucosylase/hydrolase protein 22, which translates into the protein MASCFCTTISNAKLVVEFFILLLLLGSCTLSFAGNLNQDFDITWGDGRAKLLDNGKLLTLSLDKASGSGIQSKHEYLFGKIDFQLKLVPGNSAGTVTAYYLSSQGPMHDEIDFEFLGNLSGDPYLVHTNVYTQGKGDREQQFYLWFDPTADFHTYSILWNPQTIIFYVDGTPIRVFKNLESRGIPFPKNQAMRVYSSLWNADDWATRGGLVKTDWSQAPFTVSLRNFRANACVWKSTKSSCSANNSSSTKPWLSEELDAASASRLKWVQENYMVYNYCADAKRYPQGLPPECTVNNTTNKN